From Saimiri boliviensis isolate mSaiBol1 chromosome 9, mSaiBol1.pri, whole genome shotgun sequence, a single genomic window includes:
- the LOC101048235 gene encoding large ribosomal subunit protein eL36-like, translating to MALRYPMAVGLNRGHKVTKNVSKPRHSRPRGCLTKHTKFVRDMIREVCGFAPYEWHAMELLKVSKDKWALKFVKKRVGTHICTKRKREELSNALAAMRTAATKKE from the coding sequence ATGGCTCTTCGCTATCCCATGGCTGTGGGCCTCAACAGGGGCCACAAGGTAACCAAGAATGTGAGCAAGCCCAGGCACAGCCGCCCCCGCGGGTGTCTGACCAAACACACCAAGTTTGTGCGGGACATGATCCGGGAGGTGTGTGGCTTTGCCCCGTACGAGTGGCATGCCATGGAGTTACTGAAGGTCTCCAAGGACAAATGGGCCCTCAAATTTGTCAAGAAAAGGGTGGGGACACACATCTGCACCAAGAGGAAGCGGGAGGAGCTGAGCAATGCCCTGGCTGCCATGAGAACAGCCGCTACCAAGAAAGAGTGa